One genomic region from Candidatus Rokuibacteriota bacterium encodes:
- a CDS encoding PIN domain-containing protein codes for MPGFLPDTSCMIAAVCTWHEHHDRATSEIEQRLRRGEEMLMAGPALIESYAVLTRLPAPHRLSPLDAFTLLETNFMRAKIIALDGAAYRTLLRRAADDEIVGGQTYDAVIAGCVLKSKADALLTFNEGHFLWLAERGIAVVVPGAERG; via the coding sequence ATGCCGGGCTTTCTGCCGGACACGAGTTGTATGATCGCGGCAGTATGCACCTGGCATGAGCACCATGATCGAGCCACGAGTGAGATTGAGCAGCGCTTACGTCGAGGCGAAGAAATGTTGATGGCGGGCCCGGCTCTCATCGAAAGCTATGCGGTGCTGACCCGTCTGCCCGCGCCCCACCGCCTGTCTCCGCTGGATGCCTTCACCTTGCTGGAGACAAACTTCATGCGCGCAAAAATCATCGCCCTGGACGGGGCGGCGTACCGCACGCTCTTACGTCGGGCGGCGGATGACGAGATTGTTGGGGGACAGACCTACGACGCCGTCATTGCTGGGTGTGTTCTCAAGTCGAAAGCCGATGCCCTCCTCACCTTTAACGAGGGCCACTTCCTCTGGCTTGCAGAAAGAGGAATAGCCGTTGTGGTTCCTGGGGCGGAGAGGGGATGA
- a CDS encoding AbrB/MazE/SpoVT family DNA-binding domain-containing protein yields the protein MKITIDAAGRLVIPKEIRREAGLTPGMPLEVRWEGGRIEITPAPLPVKLVRRGRLLVAVPKSDVSPLKAETVERTRAALRRERSPRS from the coding sequence ATGAAAATTACCATCGATGCTGCCGGGCGCCTCGTCATTCCGAAAGAGATCCGGCGCGAAGCCGGCCTCACACCTGGGATGCCGCTCGAGGTCCGTTGGGAAGGTGGGCGCATTGAAATCACGCCTGCGCCGTTACCCGTCAAGCTGGTCCGGCGAGGGCGGCTGCTGGTGGCGGTTCCCAAAAGTGACGTGAGTCCCCTGAAGGCCGAGACGGTTGAGCGGACGCGTGCAGCACTGCGGCGAGAACGGTCCCCTCGTTCGTAG